In the Arachis stenosperma cultivar V10309 chromosome 8, arast.V10309.gnm1.PFL2, whole genome shotgun sequence genome, tcttcactgggcgttttgaacgcctagctttttctgtgtaattcctctgctgtatgttctgaatcttcaattctctgtattattgacttgaaaagacacaaattaaaaatatttttggatttttaataataaggaataatcaaaatgcactaaaatcaaataacaatgcatgcaagacaccaaacttagcagtttgtatactgctgacactaacaaaatgagaatgcgtATGAGACatataaacactcaagtcaagagaattaaaaatcagagtaataaaatcatcaagaacaacctgaagattaatgaagacacatgcatgaatgcaaaaagaacagaaacatgcaattgacaccaaacttaacatgagactctagactcaaacaagaaacataaaatatttttggttttttatgattttgtattttttttttttgtgctttttcgaaaattatatggaagagaaaataaaggtatcaaaattcttaatgagaattccaggaatcatgcaatgttagtctaaagcttcagtctaaaggaattagacatggctagccaagcttcagcaggacattgcattcaagagctaaattgatgagatcaatcagctttggtgatgataagaacatcaccttgaaacactagaattcattcttaagaactctgaagaaaatacctaatctaagcacaAGATGAATctttgtccatacacaaaacaatccccggcaacggcgccaaaaacttggtgtggcgaaattgtgatcactacttttcacaaactcaaataatccctagtaatggccccaaaaacttggtgctcaataccatggcataaaacacaactttgcacaactaaccagcaagtgcactgggtcgtccaagtaataaaccttacgcgagtaagggtcgatcccacggagattgttggtatgaagcaagctatggtcaccttgtaaatcttagtcaggcagactcaaatgggtatagtgatatacgaataaagcataaagataaagatagaggtacttatgtaattcattggtaggaacttcagataagcgtatgaagatgccttcccttccgtctctctgctttcctactgtcttcatccaatccttcttactcctttccatggcaagcttatgcaagggttcaccgttgtcagtggctacctcccatcctctcagtggaaatgttcacgcaccctgtcacggcacggctatccatctgtcggttctcgatcaggccggaatagaatccagtattcttttgcgtctgtcactaacgcccccgcctcaggagtttgaagcacgtcacagtcattcaatcattgaatcctactcagaataccacagacaaggttagaccttccggattctcttgaatgccgccatcagttcttgcctataccacgaagacgctgatctcacagaatggctggctcgtttgtcaagcaagcactcggttgtcaggcgatcaaccatgcatcgtgtatcaggaatccaagagatattcacccaatctaaggtagaacggaggtgttgtcagtctaggcatggccgaatggccctcccaaagatctaagatagcataaaatgaagatagctacccagatatctcaatacatagtaaaaggtcctacttatagaaaactagtagcctagggtgtacagagatgagtaaatgacataaaaatccttgggcccacttggtgtgtgcttgggctgagcaatgaagtattttcgtgcagagactcttcctggagttaaacgccagcttttatgccagtttgggcgtttaactcccattttggtgccagttccggcgtttaacgctgggatttctgagggtgactttgaacaccggtttgggccatcaaatcttgggcaaagtatggactatcatatattgctggaaagcccaggatgtctactttccaacgtcgttgagagcgcgccaattgggcttctgtagctccagaaaatccacttcgagtgcagggaggtcagaatccaacagcatctgcagtccttttcagtctctggatcagatttttgcggaggtccctcaatttcagccagaaaatacctgaaatcacagaaaaacacacaaactcatagtaaagtccagaaaagtaaattttaactaaaaactaataaaaatatactaaaaactaactaaatcatactaaaaacatactaaaaacaatgccaaaaagcgtacaaattatccgctcatcatctatgcatagctttttctcttttcattcataattcatacaTTCATATATATAACTTTACTCAATGGGGGTTACCATTCCCGGAAAGTTATACttgcccggtcacccttacgacgTGGGGTCATCAGAAtgtcgagtctcaacctggaatGCGTGGTGACAAGTAACAGTACTTTACACAGGAAAACTCGTATATCAGATAACATTGAATGCATAAGCCTCATAAGTATTTATAATCATTGTAATCTTTGCATAACCATATCATATAAGCCATGGTACTATATACACTCTAAATATACACATTTCCATATTTAATTCATCACTTCTCCCACTTTACTTCACCCCAAGCTACCTCAATTTCCTAACTCCACCTTACTACTAGAGTTACTACTATGATTTGGGGCTAAAAGagtgaaaatagaggtttagaagttTGAAATTAGACTTagaaacacaaaatccagtttTTTGTTGAAATAGGGCCACGCGTATGTGTGGGTCACGTGTACGTGTGGGTACGCGTTTAGACCAAGACGCATACGCATGCCTCATCTCACGTACGCGTGCAAACCAGGCAGAATCGTCTGCTCGCGTACGAGGAGTTTCGCGTACGCAGGCAACCCGGGTCACGCGTATGCATGGGCATACATCTTGACCCATTTCGCGTACGCAATTCCCCTTTACACATACGCATGCGTGTCAAACATAACCACATAGTCGCGTAAGGGTGGTTCGCATACGCAAAATCTCATGCCACGTGTATGCATGGGCGTatgttttattaaaaattttgctaAATTTAAAACCTACATAATTTCACATTTTGAACTCTAAACTTCTGACGcgcataacttttttgttttaaataatttttcttccGTTCGGCATAAACTTCACGAACCCAATTTTCACATACAATATCATAGCAACATCACTTCACATTCAATCACCACCCATCAAACCCCAATTTTTAACAATTCTAGTATATTAACTTCATACCTAAAATAACATGATCATCTATAATCCATTTTCCACACAAATCCATTGCCATCAACTTGCCAATCATCATTAACTTCATacctaaaataataaaagcattaataataataaagaataaaaaatggGGCTCATATTAAAGAatgttagaaaaaaattaataaagctaataataataataataataataataataataataataataataataataataataataataataaagaatgaTGTTGCTGTTTTAAGTTTTTAGCCTCCACTTTTGGccattattttttctcttttttatttttttaaattattaagtcataaaaaatagaataattcaagaaaacaaaacaGCAAGATTAAAAGTAACtatatataaatcaaaatacataagagaaaaatagactattatatgatagaattaacatgagtatattttattattaaataaacaaagttaacacaaacaaaattatatatacgtaaagataaaaaaacaaagaaaaaagagttaaaatatccaaaatgataaaaatattatttttacaattttattctgtcatgtttatatatataacaataaacttctaactaaattaatttgtatttattatattcaattaattgatatacataatattaaattatatgatacttaaatatctaatcaaatcaattaattaatataattaatttattgtaatgaattttatttaatgagttaaaagaaataaatcagAAAACACTCGCAGAAACATGTCACAACAACTTTATCATTAAGTGTAAAAAcccgatttttatataatagaataaatgGTTTAACAGAATTTTTGTCTTTTGTGTGGACTTAAAACCATTTAGATAACCAAAatatttggtaaaaaaaaaaagtcaaaattaatcaaaatttatcttatttaatattcacTAATTATTGCTAGAATTAATGtatgttaaataaaataattttttttttctccctgACATTATGCTATGTAACGTAATCgggagtggatcctctccagtgaGAAAAAAACTGGATGGTATCCAGTGTTCAATCTAACCATTCATTGTGctctctctcttatttatttctggTCCCACTCATAGAATCAAAGGTGATAGATCACACTGAATTCtatcaattgttaaaaaaactgGAGAGGATCTTTTTCCAACGTAATCAACCTTAAATATATAAACtttaactttaatttcaaaaaaaaatattaatatgttTTGATTACAaaacacaatatatatatatatatatatatatatatacacggAAATTTCATTAACATTATTAggataataatttataaacttTGAACTTTTCTGTTAAGAGTTTTAAAAGCTTTAAGGATTCGTTGATTATTACTTTTCAACACCTAATATTAAGAACGTTGAGGTATCCTTTGTGGCAGTCAATGACTCAAGGAATGGACTTATATATCGTGATCCTAGAGGCAGATTCGATCGGTATTTCCTAAAGATAGTTGGCTGAATAGTTTTTTTTCCCCTTTCTTCTGGACGGAAGCAGTAGCTTAATAgtttgtgtttttgttttaGCTTAGCCTCTAAAGTTTCAAGGTGCATTCCAAAAACGAGGTTTAAAAAGATATGTAGCAAATTTGTATAAGAATTGAGTCTTTTTGCTCAAAATATGGAGTGAAGACTGAAGAGTAAGCAACTAAGGGaaaaaaaggaaggaaaacaCTTCACTTTAGTTGAATACTAGAATCCAATCAAACATAGAAGCAACAAGTAACTATAAAAGATTTGACTATTCCCAATTTTTCATCAGCAACGATTTAGACTTTAGAGacaaattaaaaggaaaatgaATGTGGTGATTCATACGAGATTAAAATTTATAACTCAAGGAGAAAAATGCCTTTGAGTATAATAATTAGACCCTGTGAAGTTTAGAACACCTAATAATTCAACCCATAAATTAACTGTTTCATCCTTTACCACAAGGTGCGGTATTTCAAACAATAGAAACCTATTACATTCAACAACAAAAAGCTACAACATCTATGACCAATAAATATCAAAGAATTGAATTGCTTTCAAAGAAGAAAGACTATCAGATATAAAACGGTGGAAGAAGCATCCATCAGGAGCCTCAATTCTACAAATGAACCATGTTGTAATTAAGTTAACTGAGAGACTTGAGGTGGAATATCTGACATCTTGGAACGTAAGAACCCTGTTTTGAAGCCTGTTCAAACTTCTTGGTAGCAGCTTCATTTTCCTCTAAGTTAATTTGTTGGAAAAACTTGACCCACCAGGATGAACTCCTCATCTTAGCCTGAACCAAATGCAAATTCGTTAGTATTTGTTATCCATAATTTACAGCATTAAAATGTTTTACACAAACATCCAATCAGATCTATAAGTGATAATGATGCAGCAAGAAAACCTCAAATAACAATAAAATGTACTTACCGCTCTTCCAAATTTAGAAACATCTGCAACCTTAGCCTTTTGGTTGCCTGGAAGACCTATATTTACAAGTATTATCATTTATCAGATACAGATGCCAACATGctaaaaaattcaaatacacAAACAATTCCACCAAAAAAGACTAAAATGTATGATTTTTCATATATGCTAAATATTATACAGGAAACTATCTTCAACATATAAACAATTCTGAAGATAACATATTCTACTTTTAGAGCTAAGTTACTTAATTCTGTTTTAACAGAAAAGGAATTTTTACGAATACAAACTAGTTAAAGTGCACTTACCAGTAAATATAACAATGCCATCTCCTGATACCCTTGCTAAATCTGGAAGAGTCTTGTTAAGGTATCTAGGAGACAAGAAATCAAGGGCATCTGAAACAATTACAAGAGAGAAAGATTTTGGCCTGTATGGAAGAGGGAACTTGATATCGGCCACGCGAACAATGCCTCTGCGGATTAGTGCTTTGCAATTACTATCAGCATCCTCTATGTCATATGGTTCTACACCCCAGGCTTCAGTTTCTTCCTCTTTCAGCAATTTAGATACCACATAGCAAGTATCAGGACCAACATGTAATACTTTATGTAGGTTGTCCCCATATGCTTTCTGCAAAATCGGAATTGCTCGTTGGACCTCATCAGTACATAAATACTCACCTGCATTCGGAAAAAAAATATGTGTCATTTCAAAATagaagtgaaaaaaaattagagtagCAAAGATTACTGAATGAATTTGAAGATGAGCTATATTGAAAACTACTGAGTTCATCCACATGATTCTTCCTTAGGGTATAATAACAATGCTATTATCATAAAACAGGACTACTACAAAAACAAGATGCAGATCACTGAAGCAACCCAAATTAGGAGAAACACTTAGTTACATGAGATCCAGATAAGGCCATCAACTTAGGTAATATCTTTATACTGTTCATATTAAGTATGAAATAATCAACTATAATTAATCTCTTATGCACTAAACCAGAAACAACTGCTAACTAGAGTGATGCACTTCTTAAAGCATAATGAGTTTGTAAAAAAGTTAATGAAATGATATTCAGTTAAGAGACATTCATCAATGGGCAGGACGTAACCTCAAGTGGTCCTTAACTACGAAAATGTTAACTTTTCCACAAAGGTCACACAACcaataataaaaggaaaaagaaaaaccaTAAGCGACACATTTAATGCAAAACCGAATCAAAGAGTGATTTGCCATGATATTTTTAACAACTAGGGCTAcctgtacactaaaatcagccacatacaaatacacattgaaaataaattactaTACATATGTagttatacacaaatacattggtggctgattttggtGTACGAATAGCATTTTTCTATGGTTAATggcttagaagaaaaaggagaaaaagaaacaacAGTTATTACCTTCGACTCTGTTAACAGACTCTAAACGGCTACCAGATCCACCTATAGAAGGAGAAAGAAATGTAGCTTATAGTAACTGCCATATGCGCATAAAATAGGAAAGCAATAACTGTATTGAAGTGAGAAACAAACCTGATCCCTTGTGTAAATAGAAAACGAGAAAAAGACCTCCCTACACaagttacaaaaaaaaatagctattaaaagaaaaagaaaagaaacaaattacATATACACATAACCTCCATCACTACGTTAATCTAATTACCACTTACCAGGACTATGAGGCCAACCGACAAAACTGGCGAAGACTTTGATTTGGAAGATGAAAACAATCCACTTCCGCGAGATGGATTCACCGGTCTCCGCGACATCTCTTTCTGAAGATAATATCAACTCAGAGTTCTGAATGTTTAATCGGTAATCTGCAAAAGACGCAGATCAGGTGCGTATAGAAATAGAAGCGTGCGTGGCAACTACgtcaaaaagaatgaaaataaagaaCTGATTGAAGGTTGCATTACACAGCTCCATAGGAAGCTGGTTCATTATTATTATGGATCCGTACACGGGTGTCATCTTACCAGCTAACCCTGTTGCGGGACGTGCATTATTATGCCAAACGCTTTCAGTCTCAGAGGCAGAGCCTTAGAAGTTAGATCTCAATTTAGCGCGTTTTGTCTCTCCTCTCCAAACACACTCGCAATTTAGAGAATGCTATGGCATTGAGAATTAGTGAATGAGTTAGTATTCActtcaatataatttttttaaagaaaagtatagataactaataatatttttgaataatgtgtgaataatgtaaattaatagggttaaaagagtaaatttaaattagtagtATTAAATTAAgatgtaatatatttttattttattggtaATTGTTCATATTGTTTAAAATAATCATTGTCTAtctaatcttttttttaattttatattgatatttttaatatgaaaatgaatttatataatacaagaatattctttttatgaattatttaatttagtttttattacattattaatataaaataattttatattagataattaattaaaaatttatctaaatccataaatttaataatgaatgtgtaaaatattaaaattaaactattatttttaatataaaaataaaatatttacaatacaAAAGTTGTACAGAAAAATAATGTacgtaaatttttttattgttctgCTATGCTTTACCAACGGAGCGCACATTACATTAtaagcttttatttttttagagtCCCACTAGGAAGATAATGGTTTATTTGTATAATGTGTATAATAGGTTATATGAATTAcaaaatgaatattttttatactatcTAGAATAATTATTCGAGTACTAAGGAtaataaaaatctttttaaaaaattaaactcttgacctttcggatctaAAACTCTAATACTAtatcatgataccactcatccaaAAAACTTTAgctaatagaaaaaaataacactaataattatatctctaatactctcTAAACCTTCATTATACGTATTATACAAATATTCCATTGGTTTTTCAtacttttccatttttttattattattattattttggttcGAACGCACTTAAAAATAGGTGATGCACTGATACTTCAATTGTCGGTTGTTAGGTGCTTTGTACTTGTAAGTTGTAACAAGCAAGTATCTACTAACCAACAATGCCCAACCATTGGATTTATAGATGGGCTTTATGTGGGCCTCCCTTGATTCGTTAAGCTATTCAATATCGGCCCAATAGTTGTGGCCCAAAAATAACAACGAGAAAAGGTACTAGAAGGTGAAAATTTATTGATCGCGATGAGAAGTAGCTTCATGGGTTCATCCGTTAAAAGAGTAGGTG is a window encoding:
- the LOC130945201 gene encoding probable pectin methylesterase CGR3, with protein sequence MSRRPVNPSRGSGLFSSSKSKSSPVLSVGLIVLGGLFLVFYLHKGSGGSGSRLESVNRVEGEYLCTDEVQRAIPILQKAYGDNLHKVLHVGPDTCYVVSKLLKEEETEAWGVEPYDIEDADSNCKALIRRGIVRVADIKFPLPYRPKSFSLVIVSDALDFLSPRYLNKTLPDLARVSGDGIVIFTGLPGNQKAKVADVSKFGRAAKMRSSSWWVKFFQQINLEENEAATKKFEQASKQGSYVPRCQIFHLKSLS